A segment of the Phoenix dactylifera cultivar Barhee BC4 chromosome 15, palm_55x_up_171113_PBpolish2nd_filt_p, whole genome shotgun sequence genome:
GAAGATGCtaatgtaagaaaatataaaatatataaatatacttaTCATATTCTATCAGTTTGAGTTTTTGGGACAAGTAGTGACTTcaacatgcaaatgcttaacAATTAACTCAGTTTAACTTTTTCCAATCGGTGATAAATCGAGCTAGATTACCGGTTCGATAAAATAATCAGATTCagatcattattttttatttatttaataaataagttagATTTagattataaatttttaatctaTCATATATAGGATGTAATAAGTATTTTAACCGATCCAATCCGGTTGTCATCTCTGCTCTTGTTCTTAGGATTTCCAATTTATTCTGGTTTGGGTCAAGCGCACAGGACCCTTTGGAATTCTTCGGGTCCACAGGCGCCGAAGCCTGCGTCAGTCCGCCGAGAACCGGTGGCCACACCCCGGTGACCGGAGGCAGAAAGGTCTACGGCTCGACCGGTCGCCGCCGAACCCTTGCTCTCGGGAATCGAATAGGAGCTGCGCCCACCGCGGCGCGGCTGCTGTGCTCTGTGCTTCTCCTCATCTCCCTGCTGCCGCCCGGCGCGACGGCGTTGTGCTTGAACCTGCCCGGCGTGTCGGAGGAGATCCAGCCCAACGTCGTCGTGCTCGCTGACTACGCTGTCACTAAGGCTAGAGATCAAGTGGAGAAGGATttctaaaggatgcacggaaataattttcagaaaagCCTAGGTGAGGGCTAGAGTTTTTTTGGATTGAGATGTTGATCTGACCTCATAATACTTGTTTAAATGTTGATAACGCAAATTCCTGTTACAATAGGGAGCTCATATGCTCTGAATGCATAATATCAATTATCCTAACCTTTGACTTTTAGTATAATATGGTTTGATGATTTCTTGTCAAACAAATTCCAACTTGAGTTCTAATGTCATTTGTAATAAAATCCAACAAATTCCAGAATCCGTTGTTTCTTCTTAGGTTAAAGATCTATCATCCTGGCTGCACTCACACCCGTTGTGTGTGAGCCAccgttgtacccaaaaaaaaaaaaaatctatcatcCTGCCTGAGTTTCCCTAGAAACCAATCTTGTCAATCTGTTAGGGAAACTTGGTCATAGCATCCAAAAGCCTCATCATCATGCATCTCACTGCAATGGTAATTGCAGCTACAGAAGCAACAGCCGTAGTTGAAGGTGGTGTCTGTGTCATTAACTCCAAGctatctaaaaaaaaagaaattaagggAGAGAACAAAGAAAAACACATTAGTCTTTGTTGTTGACTATCATATTCACTGTTAGCTGCTGCCACTGCCAGACACCACTGTCGGTAGTCTGTCCACACAAtcacttttcctcttcttctgttcCTGTCATCTTGCGCAAAGCTTAGTGTAGTAGTTTCAGCCCCAAATCGCTCTAGCAGCTTCTTTAGAGGCCGATTTTTAAAACCCAAAGACCCCAACTTGTGGTCTTAATGACCAACTGTCATCTGTTTGTATGATCTATTTTCTGGTTGCTACTTCGGACTctgggaatttttttttttgttgttgtgtgTGTGATGCAACCATCCAAATAACAAATGCTATAGTAATTCATTTTGGTAGGATTTGCATAGAGCATCATTATATTCCTAACCTTTCCTAAATTTTTTGGTAGTTTCTGCCTGTGCATCCAAGCATGCTCTCAAGGGCATTCGCATAAGATTTTTCAAGAGTTCAAGGTTTTTAGTCAGGGAGTTCTTAAAGTTTGGTTCCTGTAGGGGGGTTGTTACTGTAATTTATTTATCAAGTACTTTTTTTCTTGACAGTATTTATTTAGGGTAGTTTCTATGGCAAGAGGAAACTCAAGTGGAAAGGAGGGAGCTAACACTCTGGAAATTAAGTGAACTCAGATGGTGTGGAGGATTAAACCATTAGTTTCTCAATGCAATTCCTGACAGTATAATGGATAACCCTTTAGGAGAGGAAGTAAACTTTAAGCATTCATGTTGCCACCATGCAGTCTGCCTCTTAGTTACCAGAAGTGGGTGCAGGTGCGGGAGCAGGGATATGGAAAGATGGCCATATGGGGAAATAGTGCTTACAAAGGGGTTCTACCAACTAGGACAACCTAAATGACTTGACAAGTTTGCTTGCTTCCTTATCATATGAAAACCAATGTTGAGATTATCATGCAAATTTTAAGTGACAGATATGTGAATTCATATTATATGAATGCATGCTACTTGGTAATACTTAATATTACTCTGTTGTTTCTTGCAAGATGCTTAATAGGCTGCTTAGGTCCGTGACTCTGTTTTCTAGAAGATGAATGCAATTTCCAATAAAAAAACAATGTCAACTTGTTTGTGTTCGTCTAAGATCTTTTAATTATGGGGATTTCAGAAGGTTGTTCCCTGGTTGCATATGTTTAAACCAACTCCCGAACCATGCAGTCCTGAGGTTTCTTGGCAATCCCCAGTCTAGCCTAAGATTGTCTAGATTTGAAAACGTGTACCAATAATGAAGAGAGTTGCCATTGGGTTTCCAATTGgtagttataaaaaaaaaaaagaaatccttgATCCTAGCATGGAGCCATTCTGTTATGCTCCATAGTGAATCAATTTCATGTAAAATGGTTTgggtgatgatgatgattaaCGAGCGAATTTTCATCAAGACCAGGTTACCACATTTTGATGAAATTGAAAAGAATTTCATTGGAGCTCAACCTGTCATAATAAGAAATATCTCAAGCTGATATCCTTTAGGAAGAGGTAAGTGCAATGTACGGACCCAAAACTAGTTTTTCTGCTCGTCAATCATTCATCAGACTTATGCATGTCTGCTTTGCTATTTCCCACAATCTGAAATAATCCTTCTTCACAAAATTGTTCCCACCTTATCTACCACTTAAACGAATGATTTTCAGACTGTGTTTTATTATGTATCGACTGATTATATAAGCACTTAAAAAAACCCTTAGTACCAAATTCATGTCATACTTTTGTGTACCAGCATGCTCTCACATTAGTAGTAATCAGTCTCATCACAAAGGTTGAAGAGTAAAGTGTACCCTGTATCTTATTAAATGTATCAACTAAttatataatctgattttaaacTGGTAGCGGACTTGGAATTTTATGTTGAGCAGCGTAAAACAGTAAGTTTTCATAGAGCCCAAGTATCTGGGGATGGAGCAAAGAAAcccttaaattaaaaaaaaaaaatcgaaaaagAAAAACTGCTCTGCTACGGGCTTGGTACCAAAGTCAATTCATTCTCTTATGTACCAGTGTGCTCTCAGACTAGAAGTAATAAGTCTCATCGCAAAGGTTGCAGAGTAATATGAAGTTTTTGCCTTACTGAGGATGTGGGCTCCCCAGTCAAATCAGAGTTTCTTAAGATATGCGATTCTTTTTCCCCCAGCAGGTGAACATCTGGGAAACATGACTGAAAATGCATGGCAGATCATTAGGAACTCTATGAAGTACCTGAAAGTGTTAGAGAAACTAATGGAACTACTGTCTGCTAACTGTTGTGCTGTGGTTTATTTATTCTTGCTCAGGAGTTACCCACATGTTTACTGCTTGTTTAACCGCCTACTATGTTTTATATGCAAATCGAAACAGGCTTGTCCATTCTTTATTTACTTCTGAATGAGCTCCTTTGGTTTTGGTGAGACATGACAGGTCAGCTTTAACTATGGCGTGAATAAGCAAACTGCAATTGCTCAATTGTGATGGTAGATGAATGTATTTATATCTATTCAGCAGAATAGAGGGATGGTACTTTCTGGATGTGCTTGGGCTTTCTCGTTGATGGATTGAACTTTCTTTTGCAGGTGACATCATCATATGGAAACACTCTTCAAAGGGTAGGCTGGTGTCagagggggaggagagagagagagagtgacttGGGATGCATGCCCAGGTGCGACAATCTTCGTGCGGCGGGTGGGGACTTCCTCCAAACACCTGGGGTATGTAGGCTGGCGTGGGGAGCCGAGTGGTTAGCGCGTCAATCTTCATGCAACTGGTGGCTTATTTGATCGAACACCTGGGCTACACGAATGGTGTCATCGGGACCGGTTGAATCAGGGAAGACAGAGGCGGTGGGCCAGGGTGACAAGCCGGCGCGGCCTCAACCGAAGGCGGCTAGAACCGGCCGGACGTGGGCGGAGGTGGCGAAGGGAACGGCGAGGCCGCCGATTTGGACAAATCATCAGATCTCGGAAGTGGAACTGGAGGCCCTGAAACAGCGGTTCATGGATGTGGTGGAGATACCGTCGGAGGAGGGGGAGCTGGCTAGAGCGGCGTGGAGGGACACCATGGTGATTGTGCGTAGTGCGGGCTGTCGGGTGCCAGTGGAGTGGATTTGCCGGGTGCGGGTGGTTGGGAAGCTCGATTATGACGTCGAGGAGTTCCTGATGTCGAATGAAACCTTTGCTTTCCGCTTCCGGACGGGGAGTGATCGGGAAGCTGCCATGGAGGCCGGACCATGGCTGGTGGCCAGCCAGCTACTCGCTATGGAGCGGTGGCGACCGAACTTCGTTCCGGATGACAGGCAACTCAGCCGGCTTGTTGTATGGCTTAAACTACCTAACTTGTCAATGGAGTATTGGACGAAAGGCTTGATTTGGAACATCGCAGTGAAGGCTGGCCGGCCCCTGGCACTGGACAAGATCACAGATCTCGGCCGGATGCTAGGCTTTGCACGAGTCAAAGTGGAGCTAGATGCGAGGGCGCCGATCCGATCGGGGACCTTCATCCGGGTAGGCTCTGATATGCATTGGCAAATCTTCCGCTATGAAAATCTACCGGGCTTCTGTTACAAGTGTGCTTGCCTTGGtcatggagaggaagcttgcCCCTTTCCTCTAGATCCGGTGATGTCTGGAGCTCTGGGCGACCACTATGCTCAGCAGGCCTCGTTACTGGAGTTGAAGGAGGGGGATGTGGCGGTGAGCCGGCTTCCTTTTGGTCTGTGGCTGTCGACATCCAGAATCCGACAGTCGAGGGCGAGCAAGCCGGCGAAGAAGATGACCAAGTCAAGGGgcaaggcatcacaaacacatcCGGCACCTGAGTCGGGGCCGAGTTCCCTCTGTGTGGCGTCGAGTTCTCTTGAGTCGCCCATGGATACCGACGGGTGGCAAAAGCCAACCAAGCTGGCTAGGCGAAGATCACCGATGAAGGGGGAGGTGGTTGGCTCGGTGGCCATGAACGGTGAGTCCACCCAACTCGGTGCGGTGACCGGATTGGCCCCGAACTCAGGTGGGGAGATGGGCTAGAAGTCGGGCCTGGAAGGGCCAGTCCACCATGCGGTCTCTGGGTCGGCCCGAGGCTAGGGCCCAAGTCCGATGAAGCGGGCCAGGAGCCCAACAAAGTCCAGTCCGTTGCTGGAGGCGGAGAAAAGCGTGCGTGGGCCGGCCCAGAACAgtgtcttcttccttcttcgatGGCTTGGAGAGACGTCggagggaggaaaggaggagaCACTTTCAGAGCGCCTCCCTACCTCCGGTGAGGGCCCCAACTCGACAGAGGACGGTCGGTGATGCTGTCAGCAGTGTTGTGGGGTCTTCACCAGGTTTGCTCCCTACCCTTTCACTGGACAATGGCGGTGCCTCGTCGAGCGGAATGAAACCGTCGTGTGGGATGCTGTCGGCGTCGGCGGCAGCGGTTGAAGACGGTGGGCAGGCTCGTGCCAAGGCGCTGCTCGCTACTATTCTCCGAATGTTGGAGGTGCCACGTTGAGCGGGAAGGAGCTGTCCAGCGAGATGTTGATGTCGCCGGCGGCTGCGACTGAAGAAGGCGGGCAGGCTCGAGCTAAGGGAAGGAAGCAGGATGGAGATACGATGGTGGATTTGGGCTAGGAGAAGGAGGTCCCGTGGCTCCCTGATGGGGCTTCAGCAAGAGGACCACCTACTCTGTCTGCCACTGCATCATGCCCAGCTGGGAGGAAAGAAAAGTTGGAGGAACTGGGCAGCTCGTTCATAGTGACACGATCGCCCTTGCCAGTCAGGGCGGTGGTGATGAGGGGTGTGTTCGGTGGCTCAAGACAGGGATCACCAATTCTGGAACATGGGAGGGTGGTTGATTTGTTGAGAGCTTCAATCCAGGGAGGTGAATTGGCCCCAGGAGTGGGAAAACTTAATTCGGCACTAGGACTGGATAGCCCGAGGAGAGTCGGCACAAACTCATCCAATAACACTAAATGAAGGTGCTAGCTTGGAATTGCGGGGGGCGGCCAAACCGTTCTTTTCCTCCTCATTCAAGAGGTTAGTTCAGCTTCATAGTCCTAAAATTTGCTTTCTTTGTGAAACACGGGTGTCCGGAGATGGATTACGTCGTGTGCAGCGGCGGTTGGCATGTAATTGTGAATCTTTTACAGTGGAGTCTCGGGGTTTATCTGGAGGTATCCTGATGTTGTGGAAGCGGAGAATGGCTTCTATGGATATATTTTACAATTGCTCTCAGTAGGTGATGATGGTCATTTCAGAACCAAATGAACCCTCGTAGGTGCTATGTGGGGTTTATGCTAGCACCGAATACCGGGCAAGGAGAATACTTTGGGGCGAGTTGACTAGTTTGTTGACCCAAGGAGTACCGATCATGGTGGTGGGTGATTTTAATTGTATCTTATGCCCAGAtgagaaaagaggaggaagagcttACTCTGATTCGGTGGATAGAAGGAAGTTTCGGAAGTTTTTGGGGAGGAATGGGCTAGTGGACCTCGGTTTCTCTGGACCTCGTTTCACTTGGTGCAACAATCAATCTGGGCAAGCTAGAGTGTGGGAGCGGATTGACAGGGCCATTGTATCTCCGGACTAGATCCAGCATTTTCCAGCTTACCAGGTTAGTCATCTAGCTCGGATTGCTTCTGATCATTGCCCTCTCTTGATATCTACAGTGTTGGGATCTGTACATCATAGCACCTTTCGCTTCGAGAAGCTGTAGTTGTCATATCCCTAATCTTGGGATGTAGTCAGGGAGGCGTGAAGTGTGACGGTACGGggtgatgctatgcagagggtgTCACGCAAGTTGGAGCTCACTGAACGTCGTCTTCGTCGATGGAACCAAGAGGTTGTCGGCAATCTTTTCCAGAGGTTAGAGAAGGTGGAAGCTGTGATATTGGACGCCCAGGGGTGGGAGGATCGAGGAGAGGAGCTTACGGAGGCCGATATGGCGGACCTACGGCGATCACTAGCCTTCCACCATTCCTTATTGCGCCAGCAGGAGATCTTTTGAAGATAAAAGTCCAGGATCCAGTGGGTCAAGGATGGCGACCGGAACACTAGTTTCTTTCACCGATCGACAGTCATCAGAAGGCAGAGGAATATGATCTGCTTTTTGAGGGTCAGGGTGGGCCACCGAGTGGAGGAGGATTCGGCAATTAGacaggtattatttgagtttttcaGGTCTAGGTAGACGGAGGATGGTGGGATATATGAGACGGGTCTGCTTTTTCGGTCGGAGATTAGAGTTGATGAGACCGAGAGTACAGCTTTGATTCGGCTAGTGTCAAAGATGGAGGTGCAGGAGCGGTTTGGAGTCTTGCAGAGGATAAGGCCCCTGGACCGGATGGTTTTCCACCATTCTTCTTTCGTAGATATTGGTGCATTATTTGGAGGGTAGTGGTGGAGGCAGTACATCTTTATTTCAGCCGAACGGGGATGACAGATGATTGGAAGGCCACCTTCATCACATTGATACCGAAGCGTCAGGATGCTTCGGAGCCGAGTCACTACTGACCCATTAGTTTGTGCACTACCTTGTACAAGGTGGTGGCGAGGATCATGGTGGGGAGAATGAAGGACCTGATGCCGAGGATCATCAGTCAGGAGCAGGAAGCCTTTGTGGGGGGAGGACTATCTCAGACAACATTTTGCTGGCTCAGGAAATGATGGGGGATCCGCAGCGAGCCTCGATGAGGCGATGTTTGATGGCAGTGAAACTGGACATGGAGCGTGCCTATGATTAGATCCGGTGGAACTTTCTACGACGGGCACTAGAGAGCTTTGGATTCCACCAGACTTGGATTGACTGGATTCTAGGATATGTGCAGGGGCCTAGCTTCTCCATTTTGGTCAACGGCACGCCATCGCCCTTCTTCCGTGCTACTATGGGACTTCGCCAGGGATGCCTCTGTCCccgtttttatttattatttgctTTGATGTGCTTTTCTGTGCTTTGCATGCTGCTTGCGGGAACCGGAAGCTAGTACCTTATAGTCCAGTCTCGGGTGCAGACGACTGCCTCTTACTCGCTAGAGCGAGGACGACGGATGCCAGAGCCCTCCAGGGAGTGCTGATAGAGTATTGTGTGATGTCCAGGCAGAGGGTCAATCTACAAAAGTCAGCCATCTTTTTCAGTCCTAGCACTGAGAGGAGAGTGCGACAGGAGATCAGGACGATTCTAGGGATGCAGGAGCAGACGGGGGCCTTGGTTTACCTTGGGGTTCCCATCACAGGAAGGAGGTTATGGGTGGCAGAGTGCTCTACTTTATTGGAGAGGGTGCAGAGCAGATTAGAGGGATGGAGGGCATCATCACTTTCTATGATGGGGAGATTGATGTTGATCAGGTCAGTTCTGTGCTCCATGCCTATTTATTTGATGGCTCACACAGCGATGCCGAAGACCGTGCTGGAGGGGATTGAGCGGCTTATGCGGAGCTTTCTTTGGGGCTCCTATAGGGGGCCATGGGATACACCTGGTGGCCTGGGAGAGAGTGTGCCTGCCACTACGTGAGGGTGGGCTGGGGGAATAGTCACTTCTGGTGCGATGCGAGGCTCTCTTGGCACGGAGGGCGGTATAGTTTGTCTTGGAGCCGCACGGTCACTGGAGCCAGGTCATGATAGCCAGGTACGGCCGAGCGGGACTCGAGGGGAAGGCGACAGCTCGCCTGAGGAGATCCTTTATGTGGCAAGAGATTGGAAGGTATGTGCCTATGGCCCTGGCGCATTCGAGGTAGCCGATCGGCGACGGACAAAGCGTTGATGTGATGGAAGACCCATGGGTGGATGCACTTCCTTTGAGACTATGGCCGATGATGCTCAGTGCTGAGGCGGGGGCGGGACTTCGGGTTTCTGACCTGGTCAGGCCGGGGGAGGCGGAGTGGGATGGCGATAGGCTGGGTCAGTTGTTTGGAGAGCATCTCGTAGAGCGGGTTTGGGCGATTTCCCTTCCGGGATCCGCAGGTCCAGACGTTAGAATTTGGAGCACTACCTGTCGAGCCAGTGTTGGGATTGGCGAGGTTTTCCGGGTTCTTCAGCCGGGTTCATAGCCGGGCCTAGGCTGTGGTTGGGTGTGGAGGTTTGGGCTACACCAGAGGGTTGCTCtcttcctctggaaggtggcttgggaaCATTTACCGACATGCTCAGTGTTGAGTAGACGAGGTATGAGCCTTTCCCCCTTATGTCCGAATTGTGGGGTAGCCGAGTCGGTGGATCATGTACTATTCCAATGTGTGTGGGCAAAAGGTGTCTGGAGTATGATTGGGATCCTGGGGGACACCTGGAGTGGGAGGGATACTTTTCTGGAGGAGATTCGGCATTGGGCTAGTGTTCCTCAGATGTGGAGATTGGCTATTAGGGCGTCTTGTACAGCGTATCAGATATGGCTGGCCAGAAACGCCCGGGTGTTTGGTGAGCATCGACTGTCCTTGTGGTTTGTGATAGAACGGGCTTGTGCTCAGGCTGCAGAGATTATCCATGTAGAGTCAGCTCATAGACTTTTGACAactcgggacatctggggctcTCACATTGCTTCGGCAGTTCCACATAGAGTATTCTTTACCTAGAAGCCCCCACCCTCGAGCTTCCTCAAGCTCAATTTTGATGGCTTTGTCCTAGATGGTGGCAGGAGGGGAGGGGCCGGATTCGTTATTAGGAGCCCAAGTTCTGATGCGGTGGCAGCAAGGGACTGTCAGATTTTTGATACTTCGGTTCTAGGGGTAGAGTTACGAGCGGCCTAGGTGGGCCTGTCCTACGCACGGCGGGTGCTCCGAGCAAGCTCAGTTTTTCTAAAGGGTGACTCGGCCACGGTGATTAGCTGGATCCGTAGGGGGCCGAGTAGTCATGGAGGTGCTCATCCCTTTCTTCGCGACATTTGGATGATTGTGAGGGAGGGTGTTAGATTACAggctatgcatgtatatcgtgaggccAATGGGGTGGCCGACTGGGTGGCAGCGTACGTAGCGTGCCACTCAGGAGGCACTCTATGGgctggggagagagagatgccCGGAGCACTTCGGGACCTTTTGTATTCTGATTCTATAGGGTGTATTCGTATCCGTGATGTATGAAATGcccgctttagcaaaaaaaaaacactcttcATCACCAAGAAAATGCTACTGTAGGTCAGTTTGCATTCACAACCACAGAGGCTGGCAAATACCTAGCATGTTTCTGGATAGATAGATAGCGGTGATAAAGGTGTAGGTGCTAGTGTTAGCCTCGACTGGAAGATTGGTATTGCAGCAAAGGACTGGGATTCAGTTGCTAGGAAACAAAAAATTGAGGTGAACTCTTGAAACTACAAAATCAACTGCTCCGGCCAGAATGCGGCACTTTCATTACAATTGTTATGTATCCTTCTTGTGACTATATATGATTTGTGGGTTTGATAAATTTAGGGTGTCGAGCTTGAGCTAAGGAAATTAGAAGCTGCTGTGGAGGCAATACATGAGAACCTGTTATATCTTAAGGCCAGGTAAACTGACCCTGGCTGGCAATCCATCTGCTTTGTTAAGAATGGAATAGCTTATGCCTGAGTGTTCCTTTGTTTTGTGGATGCAGGGAAGCAGAAATGAGAGAAGTGAGTGAGAGAACAAATGCTAGGGTTGCATGGTTCGGTATTATGTCCCTTGATGTTTGCATCGTTGTCCCTGCTTTGCAGTTGTGGCATCTGAAGAGGTTCTTCCAAAAGAAGAAACTTATTAAGATCAGCACCTGATTTATGTATTCTACTGTGCAGCATTACTTTCAGAAATGAGAGGGATTGAGAAGAAAGTTGTCAATTTTTATGTTACAAGCTTTTCATATACAGGATTGGAACATCATTTTGCATCATTTTTTTCTGATACATATGTTAACCATCATTTTTAGTGGCATGCTTTGAAGATTAGTCTATAAAACTTTCTTGCTGAGTATTTGGGTTTTGGCACTGACAAACTAATCTTACCCTACCAAATGACCCTGAAGGAAATTGATCTATGCATGAGGACAAACCTGGCAGGCCCCACTTCCTTTCCAAGCTATCTTTCTTGCCTATAAGTAGggcaaaggaaggaaagaatgtGGGGGTATtcaagttagagctatatgaattgtcgttttcaccaaaaaaaaaaaaaaaaaagaaaaagaaagaatacggggtcatctagagagagaagcaagaagaagaagaggaggagcttATGGTAGATCTTGTAGATTTTATTAGCTTTAGAAGTAAGCGATTTTGCATCCTTTTAGAATCTAAATCTAAGGTTTTAAGATTTGTTTTCTATTTCTAAGTATATTAGTAACGCTTTCAATTTTAAATATCAATTAGCACCTAAACCCTGAAGCACTTCCAAGATTAAATTTCTGTCTTAATAAGTCCATGCTCAAGATTCAGTTCCATGTCATTTGCTGTTCTAAACCTGATggtcatttcaaaattttatttgttgAAACTTTAAATTTGTATTGTGTATTGattttttaagttcttttgaaacttgTAGTTGATTATCATAACCTTTACGGATGTTAGATGAAAAAGGTCAACAAATGCTCTCTAGTCAAATGATTACAACCCCAATAACATTTAATAGCCCTAGATAGCAAGATATCTCAATGGTTCAATTTATGGAAGAACTAGTccttatattatttttacaaGTTTAATTATCAGATTGTTGATGCTCGTTAACTGTGATGATAGATGATATTGTATGCTAACCACAGTCTACCTGATCTACCTGTTCTTCTCCAGCCGAGACAATCATGTTATAGCGGGTTAAAGCCAAATAAAACATCTGCTTTCCGAACTCGAACTTTGGGTTGCAAGAGTTTTAGTGGTAAGATGAGCAAAATGAATGGTGGTCACTAGATCGACATGTCAGCTGTCCCAATCATGTTGCtcgatattttattttctaacctGATCCAACATGCCCGATTTCTACCCCTACATGATCATACATTAGCTTATACACTAATAAAAAC
Coding sequences within it:
- the LOC103712550 gene encoding uncharacterized protein LOC103712550; this encodes MVSSGPVESGKTEAVGQGDKPARPQPKAARTGRTWAEVAKGTARPPIWTNHQISEVELEALKQRFMDVVEIPSEEGELARAAWRDTMVIVRSAGCRVPVEWICRVRVVGKLDYDVEEFLMSNETFAFRFRTGSDREAAMEAGPWLVASQLLAMERWRPNFVPDDRQLSRLVVWLKLPNLSMEYWTKGLIWNIAVKAGRPLALDKITDLGRMLGFARVKVELDARAPIRSGTFIRGVELELRKLEAAVEAIHENLLYLKAREAEMREVSERTNARVAWFGIMSLDVCIVVPALQLWHLKRFFQKKKLIKIST